The genomic window acttctggtcttctattttatggtcagatgaaacaaaaattgaattgtttggccacaatgatgtagccttcatttggcataaaaaaggagaagccttcaaccctaagaacaccatctccactgtcaaacatggtgctgggaacctaatgttttggggctgttttcagccggtggaccagggaacctaatcacagtaaacggcaccatgaaaaaggagcaatacatcaaaattctcaacaacaacatcaggcagtctgcagagaaacttggccttgggcaccagtggacatttcagcacgacaacaacccaaaacacacagccaaagtGGTGACGAAGTCCtgacaaggagaccctccaacctgaaagagttggagctcatcgctaaagatgaatgagcaaaaataccagtggagacagcTGGTCAGCAGTtctaggaagcatttgattgctgtaattgggtatgaataattttggacatgccatataaaataaatatatatatataattttttttttttttacaacatagatgtaagcaaaatcttaataggtgagtataacccttctaattgaattatatattactgtgtttcggtagtgacaatttggGAAGataacaaatattccaaaacattctgaaaatacaatatgtgaATTAACTGCACAATAACTAGAAATGTATACCTTGGATATTGTACAATTTGCATATATACAAATGTTTTGGAAAAAAGTTTCAAGATGTTTCCAGCTCTGACTTTGTACatattctgtagaatggcccatatgtatatattaatttctgtttttatttcggGGTGTAATATGACATTTTGACAGGTTTCTTGATATTCCTCCACCTGGAAATTGGTATGCGTGATCAATTTTACTTTAGAGACGTCAATCATGCGTTTTTCATAATGTCAGCCAATAAAGTATATAAAGAGATTTGTTACCTTCCAGCATGAGTCATAAAACTGGCGATGCATTTCGTTCTGAAACTCCTGTCTGTTGTGTTCGCTTGTATGACAGCTGCTTCAAAGCAAGCCTCAGGCCAAGATGCAGTCTACCAAGAAAACCTCGTCACAGGTGGAGGGCTCTTCAACCGCCAGTGAGGAAACCACACAGATGGGAGGAAGCCCTCAAATGGGACAACTGGTGAGAGAAACAACAATAATATAATCTGTAATTTTCATATTACGCTTGgtattaaagagatagttgacccaaaaatgaaaattaccccatgattttctcaccctcaagccatcctagatgtatatgactttcttctttcaaatgaATGCAAACTGAGTTATATGTAAAaacgtcctggctcttccaagctttataatggcagtgaatggctgttgagattttgaagtccaataaactgcattcatccatcataaaaagtactccataccGCTTTGGGGGGTTAATAAATGTCTTctaagtgaattgatgcatttgtgtaagaaaaatatccatatttaaaactccagaaggcctttattaagccCCCGTAGCCATatgaagcactttttatgatggatggatgcactttattagctTTCAAAATATCAcgacccattcactgccattataaagtttggaagagccaggacattttttattataattttgattgtattcatctgaaagaataaaggcatataaacctaggatggcttgagggtgagtaaatcatggggtaattttcatttttggctaaactCCCATACTTTTCCATATTGTTCCTTATATGCTCTTTTTCTgcttcacattttcatttttgaaacgTTTCCCTTGGGCTGAATATAATATTCATCTCCAAACATTCACGGAAACTTACAGCCCTTGAAATTTCTCGACACTTTTCATCCCCAacacagcaaaaacgtccttttCTCTTCTGTCTGTGGCTCAGTACCGCAGCCAGCAGGGGACGAGGACACACTTTGTAAAGactgaaacaaagagaaaaaataaataaataaataaaaagttaaaaggacAAGAAAGCAGTGTGAAGTGAAGGTAAACCAGTTTTAAGGCACATTAAGGTCAAACTCTTTAAGCTtcttaaaattgtaatttgcTGTAGTGTAACTCGCAGAGGTATTAACAGCATTACTTTCGTGACTATGAAAGACATTAGAgtcttaatgtaattaattcgGCTGATTTATTTCCTGAACAGTATTTGAATGAGACAAATCACCTCTGAAAAGCACGCAACTCTTTCATTTAGACTTAAAGGTTAAGTGATTTTTCCATTAATGGTCACTGCAGACCATGTTCTgggtttgtttttttaagtagtGTTCATATACTAAAGTTGTCTTTGTTAACTATTATTGAGATGTTAAATTACAGGTTTATGTACAGAATCTGTTGATATTTTGCTCAGTCAGCTTGAGCTATTATGACGGCATTtcagtgccacgtaaaaaaagaaaacaaaaacaaaatgaaaactacaaaattacgagattacgagattaaagtcataatattaaaaaaaaggcaaaattatgagaataaagtaaaatattgtgagaataaaataaaaagtatgagaataaagtcatagcaataCAAAAATAgtatcaaaatatttagacaaagtcaaaataattcggaaataaagtgaaaatacaagaatagagtcgaaattatgagaataaagtcaaaattatgagaagtcATAGATATACAAAATtagtgtcaaaatattttgacaaagtcaaaattacgagaatagtctaaatatttcaagaataaagttgaaattatgagaataaatcataatattttgaaaataagtcaaaatattttgagaatagtcaaaatgactagaataatgtagaaattctaagaataaagttgaatatttcacgtataaagtcgaaattatgagattaaagtcgtaaaattgagaataaagtcaaaattatgaaaataaagtcaaactattttgagaataaagtcaaaattatgaaaatggttgaaatatgttgagaataaagtcaaaatattttgagaataaagtcaaaatagtgagaaTAGTCagaaatacaagaataaagtcaaaatattatgactaaattgaaattatgagaatagtttaaatattttgagaatgaagttgaaattacaagaaaaaaggagaatatttcaagaataaagtcaaaatattttgagaatagttgaaattatgacaataaagtcaaaattacgagtataactaaaatatttcaaaaataaagtcgaaattacgagaaaaaaggagaatatttcaagaataaagtcaaaatattttgagaataaagtcgaaatgttttgagaatagttgaaattatgacaataaagtcgaaattacgagaaaaaatggaaattaccagaataaagttgatttcaagaataaagtcgaaattacaagatataaattataatattttgagaataagtaaaaatgacaagaataaagtcaaaatattttaagaataaattcaaaattaccagaataaagaagaatatttcgagaataaagtcgaaattatgagaaataaagtcttatTATGAGAAGAATAGTTGAAAAGTCGAAATTGCGCGAAAATAGTTGAAATTAGAAGAGTAaagtcaaatattttgagaataaagttactGGAATATAGTCTAATTAAGAGAATATTTGCggaaatacaagaataaagtaaaaatattttgacaaagtcaAAATCACAAGTATAaccgaaatatttcaagaataaagttataATTACTAGAATAATGTCTAATTATGAGAATAGTTGTAGAAATACaataataaagtgaaaatatttcgagaataaagtcaaaattaccagaataaagtctaatTATGAGAATGGTAGTAAAAAtacgagaacaaagttgaaatgttttgagaatagttgaaattacgagaaaaaaattgaaattacgagaataaagtcaatgatttccagaataaagtcgaaattatgagataaaagttataatattttgagaataaattcaaaattaccagtcaaatattttgagaataaagtagaaactacaagaataaagtcaatgtttgaagaataaagaaaacaattgcctttattctcagaatatttagacttcattcttttTTCCcctaaatttacttttttttttatttattagaaatgaaCATGATTTGACCAAAAACTGACAAAAATGCAAATTGTGACAGCTGCCTTAAGTATTGTTTTAGTATTCTTGGGCAATGTAGTATTTTCAATTTTagtttgaaataaaaatgtataaataacttcaataataataaatccaAATTTCTAAACCAAGAGAAAGTGGGATGGGGGGATACAAATATAAAATTCCCCTAAACTGTAATATCCACCAATGATTGCATCTAAACAATTGGTTTTCACGGTCTCTTTCAGTTGAAGTCTGGTGGAAGCGGTCGACGGCGTGGCGGCCAACGGCACAAAGGCAAAACAGCACTGAGCAGCACTGGAACAACTACTTCAGCAGCTGGAGGGGGTGGCAACTGAGCTTCCTCCAGCTCTCTCACAGCCATCACTACTGGCCAGCTGCCTATAACGTTTTAAGTGAACTCCAGAGGGCAGTAAAGCCTTTTTTCTCATTCTCATTCTTTTTTCTTTGAGGCTCTCTCACTAAAGCGGACTGAGCTATTTCTCCCTAATTAGAAACGTTCATCTCCACTGACACAATCGTGCCAAAACCCTGACTGACAAGCAGCTGTTGTGTTCCTCGTCCACCCGCTCTGTTTTTCTCACCCTTATCAAACCCTTTTACTTAATATTCTGTCAGCCCGTTGGAGTCTCAACATCCTGTAATAAACACCCCGAAATCCCGGATTTTGTAGCCGGAATGTTCCCCCGAGGACCCAATTAAAGAGCCTACGACTGAATCCCTGTTTGTGTTCAGCAATTTTGCTATTTTTCATGTCATTTTCCTCCTTCAACTGAATTTGGCAAATGCTAAAGCAGATGAAAGGGAGAAATCTGTTCTGCTTGTCAATCTCTCATGCCCCCTCATCCTCTTCTGATTTTAATGAGCGTCGTAGCTGCCGAGACGCGCAAAATCGCGGCAGATAAAACCGGTACCCTCTCGGAGCGTCACAAATTAGGTGGCTTTCTGCTCTCTCCCGTGTTGCTTTTTCATTTCGTGACCCGGCATTACTTTCAAAAGGTCTCACCTTTTCAACAgagaaatgtttttctttttttgcatagAATGGGAAGCTAGCTGAGTTGACATGGCATTTAGTTCGGATTTCTGTTGTCACTTTTCCATTAAAccttatttttatgtttattcttATTTATTCCAGACTCTTTAAATTGAATGTTCACGTTCGAGACACTTTTGACCCAAACAAAGCGAGAGGAGACtttgaataaatttaaataaaatgactaaTTCTTCCAAAAATGACAACTTGGCCATCATTTATGCACCGTCATAATGTTCCAAACCAGTatgactattttatttattttttatttattctttaagaGTTGCTCTTTTCtatagaagcccatttctgccacagaaaagaaaagaaggttattgcaactttctAGCTCAcatttctgaccttttttcagaattgcatgaaacaaactcacaattgtaacaCTTTTCTCAGTACTGTGAGgtttaaacttgcagttgtgcgttaagtcagtattgcaagatataaacatacatttgcaagaaaaaggctgtttttatttggccattctgacttttttctcgcaaatgcaatgttatatcttgcaaatgcttatttttttcctcacaattgtttatatctcacaattctgactttattgtcccttaaaatttacattttaaccaGAAATGccagaaataaaatcagaattgcaggataaaaactttctcgcaaatgcgagtttcaGTGTTAAGACATTATTTACCAAAAAAACTTTCACAAATAAACTGATATTTCAGATATTTAAGTTATTATTTACAGGAAAAACTTTCCCAGATAAACCAATGTTTTCACCgatatttgtcatttttttaccaaaataactttCACTGATAAAgtgatatttaaaacattatttactgAAATAACTTTGACAGATAAACCGATATTTCAGTGTTAAGACATTATTTACTGAAATAACTTTCAACGATAAATTAATGTTTCACCGATATTTACAtcattatttaccaaaataacttTGACAGATAAACCGATATTTCAGTGTTAAGACATTATTTACTGAAATAACTTTCAACGATAAATTAATGTTTCACCATTATTTATGTCgttatttaccaaaataacttTGACAGATAAACCgatatttcacaaatatttaagtcattatttaccaaaataagtttCACAGATAAATTGATATTTCACCagtatttaccaaaataagtttCACAGATAAACTGATATTTCAGTGTTAAGACATTATTTACTGAAATAACTTTCACAAATAAACTGatatttaaatcattatttacaGAAAAAACTTTCCCAGTTAAACTGAAATTTCATTAATATTTAAGCCATTATTCACTGAAATAACTTTCAATGATAAATGAATGTTACACTGATATTTACGTCATATTTACCAAAATAACTTCACAGATAAACGGATATTTCACCAATatttaagtcattatttattgaaataacTTCCACAAATAAACTGACATTTCAGatatttaaatcattatttacaGAAAAAACTTTCCCAGATAAACTgaaatttcattcatatttaagccaTTATTTACTGAAATAACTTTCAATGATAAATGAATGTTACACCGATATTTACATCATATTTACCAAAATAACTTCCACAAATAAACTGATATTTCACAGATATTTAAGTCattatttacagaaaaaaaactttctCAGATAAACCAATGTTTCACCgatatttgtcattttttttaccaaaataactttCACTGATAAAGTGATATTTAAGACATTTACTGAAATAACTTTCAACGATAAATTAATGTTTCACCGTTATTTGTCgttatttaccaaaataacttTCACAGATAAACCgatatttcacaaatatttaccAAAATAACTTTAACAGATAAACCGATATTTAAGACATTATTTACTGAAATATCTTTCACAGATAAACCGATATTTCAGATATTTAAGTTATTATTTACTGAAGTATCTTTCACAGATAAACCGATCTTTCATTGAtattatgtcattatttactgaaaatcttCTCCAACTGTTAATTGTTGTTAGTCAATCATTCAAATGTGACTCAGtatcacatttaatttaattaattaattaatacatttaaataggtGGGACAGCAATATATTTTAGCTATAATGGCTTCCAAAGGCTTGAAATGTACCATAAACATCATAAGGGACCCACATTTATGCTGCTTTTAAAATGTGAAAACTTCAGTTTGCAGTGTAATTATGAAAAGAGCAACTGTTGCACAAAGTAAAGAAAGTCATAGTGGTTTGGAaagacattagggtgagtaaataagcaaattttcttttttcttttctttttttggctgagctattcctttaaatatGAATCTATATAGGAGTTGCTGCTCCTATGAATATGTAGCATATATTTACATATCTGGATGATGCCTGCTTGGGATTGCATCTGATATGAAATTCGTCAGGGACAGCGGTGGTAAAATGTTGTAAAGGTCTTGAAGTGCCCTGTTAAAAAGGCATAAAGATCAAAGATTAGCTGTGAAGTGCAGAatttgaagtccattatatactGTAATACAAATCAAGATCAACAAAGTTCAACGTAAATGTCAAACCTTGTCTATCAGGATGTGCATTCATCATTTCCAtctaattttaaaacaaaagaaaactcAGTGCCCACTCAATAGCTTTCATTTACATAGTTTTCATGATCCAAATGTGTGAAATTCACACAAGTCATCGTTCAAGGCAGTTCTTGTTCTCGTTCTTGGGTTTGATCTGCTGTTCTTGTCTTTTGAATCAATAAGGGTGAACCACAAGGTCTGTACTATCAGGGAGATCTTTAGACattgattttagttttagtagaTTTGAACctctttaaacttttatttttaacacATGATCTTTAAGTTCTAAGTCAGAATTGCTTACAAAGACCACATGCAAGCCCTTAAGTTATGCAAAGtaaattttaaatactttttttatcttCAAGAACCTGAAGGataatgttttctttttattattttacttatttatatatatttttttcttctcctAGAGCTGGTACACAATTTGATTTGAAAATACaagacatttattattttttaaggcattttattttgaattaagtCACTTTAAGgtgaatttgtttttgtttttttgcattaaaaatgtatgtacaaatacaaaaaaaaggaatttaTGTTGTAAATCCTCATTAAAGTCACTAAAAAATTCTTATTACTATTGGTATCAGTTGCTTTCTTGTAATTTGACAAAACAAATGTAAAGATTTTACTTTAATTGTCTTTAATATCTACTCTTATGTCTCTAGTTTGTTTAGTGTGAAACAACAACTCCACTGAGAAGCTATTGAACTGAATTAT from Garra rufa chromosome 7, GarRuf1.0, whole genome shotgun sequence includes these protein-coding regions:
- the gtpbp1l gene encoding GTP binding protein 1, like, producing the protein MNKDCLRTGDKATVHFRFIKTPEYLHTDQRLVFREGRTKAVGTITKLLQSKPQAKMQSTKKTSSQVEGSSTASEETTQMGGSPQMGQLLKSGGSGRRRGGQRHKGKTALSSTGTTTSAAGGGGN